From a single Mus musculus strain C57BL/6J chromosome 12, GRCm38.p6 C57BL/6J genomic region:
- the Rad51ap2 gene encoding RAD51-associated protein 2: protein MSLSRPAWPAGPAWPVSSEPPPEDPAAASPSSKRRRLKEPDGGVSEAGWPLLVVPRLSEVEKVWEWSLRPFTAFLIPKSPGSSAGGKQSCDLGCRDRTFQAHSCWQSGILGCSRAPRRSCEAGLQDREVQGVRLGDQAEVSHAPPNSPMPYVQGVKQEPEELPEKETILKEKNSVREPGNPFLDVPFSEETKSALHEIKDRCKVDSVITSEKKENVSSSTLKISKFQNQACLESAKPSYFRDSNTKNFFEFPRDLNSNMSFVYLKETAKKKNDKIVAYVRDFTNIFSSQNRPNAKKQKLQDDKKNVYVENDFSDYSESYHQSLTIEGKIDLINLNYYRHSSIECDVRDSKKNFTLTLEVANCEGTERNQEYYIPTRQEFQNLDCDRSILKIKKENCWRIKKIRIICENNMILENNIVSLHDNFDSFIRKKEKKKDDRESEEGCIFKYIVNLNYLKNIKKERYIVYLTKMLTSLRLLECNTKSTAKKRKLFKTEHVLQRVKKQNINSLTMTTKIFLIYKLCENVPPLMGFDNTEELSLTKESSYESTRCAKLLLNMKNLDYYSFGIDGTHVESDPLFIQNNCGHINEKYYESSMYNQDLDTVRKWKHKTIHFIFKSIFEDVFNVRQLCTLLSQNTSHSDQINAMAITLKISLENLLSETEGKIYDFVLKREMKVTKSSSSFQAHNAIDTEKEEDSFPTMDGMSSVQSASLVSKSINMEETKSLNQNNRTSTKEDGGILQESELANSKHFHPKNESALYANHQFESDSSGENNECFQGLTATCLSTETLPIAEEFEMKSKFDLVLEELRMFHEISKENEIPSTRMTNNRKENYFGESNDVKEARMEIGKKLEMVETNTRNAPFLSCDVKAGLNKHKRHQSLFNWKMLPTHGGQAVPNECWPRSEERSLHSTPEEDYKKHLPKSPTFSPDEYKNETLLKGGSHFSHGISRVQPLKTCSRPIRVGLSRRARLKQLHPYLK from the exons ATGTCTCTGTCGCGCCCCGCGTGGCCTGCAGGGCCTGCCTGGCCTGTCTCCTCAGAACCGCCTCCTGAGGACCCCGCTGCGGCGTCCCCCAGCAGCAAGCGGCGGCGTCTGAAGGAGCCTGACGGCGGAGTCTCTGAGGCGGGATGGCCGCTGCTTGTGGTGCCTCGCTTGTCTGAGGTAGAAAAAGTCTGGGAGTGGTCGCTCAGACCCTTCACAGCGTTCCTCATTCCAAAGAGCCCGGGGAGCTCAGCCGGTGGGAAGCAGTCGTGTGACCTGGGATGTCGGGACAGAACATTCCAGGCGCACAGCTGTTGGCAGTCTGGAATCTTAGGTTGTTCTAGGGCTCCAAGAAGGTCTTGTGAAGCAGGACTGCAGGACAGGGAGGTTCAGGGGGTGCGCCTTGGTGACCAAGCAGAAGTGAGTCATGCTCCACCCAATAGCCCCATGCCCTATGTCCAAGGAGTCAAACAGGAGCCTGAAGAACTTCCTGAGAAGGAAACTATtctgaaagaaaagaattctgtgAGAGAGCCAGGAAACCCATTTCTAGATGtaccattttctgaggaaactaaGTCAGCATTACATGAAATTAAAGACAGATGTAAAGTTGACAGTGTTATAAcctctgagaaaaaagaaaacgttTCATCGTCTACactaaaaatatcaaaatttcaAAACCAGGCCTGCTTGGAAAGTGCCAAACCTAGCTATTTTAGAGATAGCAACACAAAAAATTTCTTTGAGTTTCCAAGGGATTTAAATAGCAACATGTCCTTTGTCTATTTAAAGgaaacagcaaagaaaaaaaatgacaaaattgtGGCATATGTTAGGGATTTCACAAACATTTTCTCGTCCCAAAATAGACCGAATGCTAAGAAACAAAAGTTACAGGAtgataaaaaaaatgtatatgtggAAAATGATTTTTCTGACTATTCTGAAAGTTACCACCAGTCACTCACCattgaagggaaaatagactTGATCAATTTAAACTACTATAGGCACAGTAGTATTGAGTGTGATGTAAGAGACTCTAAAAAGAATTTCACTCTAACACTAGAAGTTGCAAATTGCGAGGGAACAGAAAGGAATCAAGAGTATTACATACCTACCAGACAAGAATTTCAAAACTTGGACTGTGACAGatctattttgaaaataaaaaaggaaaattgttggagaataaaaaaaattaggattaTTTGTGAGAATAATATGATTCTGGAAAACAATATAGTTTCTTTGCATGATAACTTTGATtctttcataagaaagaaagaaaagaagaaagatgatagGGAATCAGAAGAGGGATGCATTTTCAAATATATAGTGAATttgaattatttgaaaaatattaaaaaggaaagataTATTGTGTATCTAACAAAGATGTTAACTTCTTTAAGACTGTTAGAATGTAATACAAAATCTACagcaaagaaaaggaaactatTTAAAACGGAACATGTTCTTCAACGGGttaagaaacaaaacatcaaTTCTCTTACTATGACAACTAAAATTTTTCTAATTTACAAACTATGTGAAAATGTTCCCCCTTTAATGGGTTTTGATAACACGGAAGAACTTTCTTTGACAAAAGAATCTAGTTATGAGAGTACAAGATGTGCCAAACTACTACTAAATATGAAAAATTTGGATTATTATAGTTTTGGTATTGATGGCACACATGTGGAGTCTGATCCTCTATTTATACAGAATAACTGTGGacatattaatgaaaaatattatgAGAGTAGTATGTATAATCAAGATTTAGATACTGTAAGAAAATGGAAGCATAAGACcattcactttatttttaagtCGATATTTGAAGATGTCTTTAATGTTAGACAACTGTGCACATTGTTAAGCCAAAATACATCACACAGTGACCAGATTAATGCTATGGCGATAACTCTGAAGATCAGCTTGGAGAATCTGTTAAGTGAAACAGAAGGGAAAATATATGATTTTGTTTTGAAGAGAGAAATGAAGGTCACAAAAAGTTCAAGTAGTTTTCAAGCCCATAACGCTATTGACACTGAGAAGGAAGAGGATAGTTTTCCCACAATGGACGGAATGTCTTCAGTGCAGTCAGCTTCGCTAGTGAGTAAGAGCATAAATATGGAAGAAACTAAATCTCTTAATCAAAATAATAGAACTAGCACAAAAGAGGATGGAGGTATTTTGCAAGAAAGTGAGTTAGCTAATTCAAAGCATTTTCATCCAAAGAATGAGTCTGCATTATATGCTAATCATCAATTTGAAAGTGACTCAAGTGGGGAGAACAATGAATGTTTTCAGGGTTTAACTGCTACATGTTTATCAACAGAAACTCTGCCAATAGCAGAAGAGTTTGAGATGAAGAGCAAATTTGATTTAGTACTTGAAGAACTTCGAATGTTTCATGAAATTAGTAAGGAAAATGAAATTCCAAGTACCAGGATGACAAACAATAGGAAAGAAAATTACTTTGGAGAAAGTAATGATGTTAAAGAGGCAAGAATGGAGATAGGAAAAAAACTGGAAATGGTTGAAACCAACACAAGAAATGCACCTTTTTTGTCCTGTGATGTGAAGGCAGgtctcaacaaacataaaaggcaCCAAAGTTTATTTAACTGGAAAATGCTACCTACTCATGGAGGACAGGCAGTTCCCAATGAGTGTTGGCCAAGATCAGAGGAACGATCACTCCATTCTACTCCTGAGGAAG ATTATAAGAAACATTTACCTAAAAGCCCTACTTTTTCCCCTgatgaatataaaaatgaaactttATTGAAGGGAG